In the genome of Streptomyces collinus, one region contains:
- a CDS encoding NAD(P)-dependent alcohol dehydrogenase produces MSERIATAGETTTMTAVVQQRYGAEPEAVLRTGRLARPAIEPTEVLVRVRASSVDRGTWHMMAGLPYAVRPVSGLRRPKLPNPGRNIAGVVEAVGPEVTDFAPGDHVYGTAVAAFAEYAATRPDRIAAKPPGLTFEEAATVPVSALTALQAVRDRAKIQEGQQVLITGAAGGVGTFAVQLAHAFGARVTAVASTPKLDAVRALGADHVIDYTREDFLAAPRRYDAIIDIAGQRGLRDLRRALTPRGRLVITGGETDGRWLGGTDRQLRAHMLSPFTGQHLGTFISSEHADGLRDLTVLIDAGTLTPVVDRVFPLAETAAAIRHLLDGRATGKVALALPTE; encoded by the coding sequence ATGAGTGAGCGGATCGCAACCGCCGGCGAGACCACCACGATGACGGCAGTCGTACAGCAGCGTTACGGCGCCGAACCGGAAGCCGTGCTGCGCACGGGTCGGCTCGCTCGGCCCGCCATCGAGCCGACCGAGGTGCTGGTCCGCGTGCGCGCCTCCAGTGTGGACCGGGGCACCTGGCACATGATGGCCGGCCTGCCCTACGCGGTCCGGCCTGTGAGCGGCCTGCGCAGGCCGAAGCTCCCCAATCCCGGCCGCAACATCGCCGGCGTCGTCGAAGCGGTCGGCCCCGAAGTGACCGACTTCGCGCCCGGCGATCACGTCTACGGCACCGCAGTGGCCGCATTCGCCGAGTACGCCGCCACCCGTCCTGACAGAATCGCCGCCAAGCCGCCAGGACTCACCTTCGAGGAGGCGGCGACGGTGCCCGTCAGCGCGCTCACCGCACTCCAGGCGGTTCGCGACAGGGCCAAGATCCAAGAAGGCCAGCAGGTCCTGATCACGGGAGCCGCCGGCGGTGTAGGCACCTTCGCGGTCCAACTCGCCCACGCCTTCGGCGCCCGGGTCACCGCCGTCGCCAGCACCCCCAAACTCGACGCCGTACGAGCCCTGGGCGCCGACCATGTGATCGACTACACGCGCGAGGACTTCCTCGCCGCCCCGCGACGTTACGACGCCATCATCGACATAGCGGGCCAGCGTGGTCTGCGGGATCTGCGCCGGGCCCTCACGCCCCGCGGCAGGCTGGTCATCACCGGTGGTGAAACGGACGGCCGCTGGCTCGGGGGCACCGACCGGCAGCTGCGCGCACACATGCTCTCCCCGTTCACCGGACAGCACCTGGGCACCTTCATCTCCTCCGAGCACGCGGACGGGCTGCGCGACCTGACCGTTCTCATCGACGCGGGCACGCTCACGCCTGTCGTGGACCGTGTCTTCCCGCTCGCCGAGACCGCCGCGGCCATCCGACACCTTCTCGACGGCCGCGCCACCGGCAAGGTGGCGCTCGCCCTGCCCACGGAGTGA